In Brachybacterium saurashtrense, the genomic stretch GTCAGCCTCGCGGCTCCCAGCGGAAGTGCTGGGCGACGAACCAGATGCCCAGCACGAGCCAGCCGAGCAGGATCGCGGACTGGCGCGCGACGAACGTCCACACCTCGGCGCCGGTGACAGCGGCGCCGTCGGCGTCGATCCCCAGCCAGCCCAGGCGCACCAGCTCGGTGATCGGGGCGGAGGGCACCAGGCCGATCAGGCGCACGAACCAGTCGGGCATGATCTCCAGCGGCAGCGCGGCGCCGGCGCCGATCACCAGCACGGCCATCAGCGGCAGGCAGGTCACCTGGGCGGCCTCCACGGTGCGGGTGATGTTGGCGGTCATCAGCGCCAGCGGCACCATCACCACGGCGCCGAGCCCCAGCCCCACCACGAGCACGAGCGGGTTCTGCGGCAGCGGCAGCTCCAGCAGCGGGATCGAGAGCGCGCTCATCACCAGGATCATCGCGGTGGCGATCAGCAGGGCGGGCACCGCCGTGGCGCCCAGCACCGCCGCATCCGAGGACTCCCCGGTGCGCAGCCGCTTCAGCACCAGGTCCTGGCGCCGGGCCACGTAGGCGGAGAGCAGGTTGTAGTAGACGATGAACAGCAGGGCGATGACGAACATGGTGCCCAGCCCGGCGGCGAGCGTCTCCGGGGTCCCGCCCTGGCGGGCGAGCGGCAGGTACAGGAACGGCACGGCGAGCGGCATCAGCAGCGCGGTGACGAGCTGCATGCGGTTGCGCAGCAGCAGGGTCAGCTCCGCGCGGGCGAGGCCCAGCACGCGGGGCGCCCGACGGGCGGGGGTGGCGGCGACGGTGGTCATCTCAGGCTCCGATCGTGGTGGGCTGGTGGGCAGTCCCCGCCTGCGGGGCGGTCCCCGACGGCGCGGTCTCGGCCCCGCCGCCGGCGATCTCGAGGAACACGGACTCGAGGCTCGCGGCGCGGGCGTCGAGCCCGTCCAGCGCGAGGCCGTGCTCCCGGGACCAGGTGAGCAGGGTGTACAGGTCGGCGCTGAGATCCGTGGTGCGGATGTCGAGCCGGCCGTCGCGCCCGGTGCGCGCGCTGCCGACGAGGGCCGGCAGGGCGGGGGCGTGCTCGGGGACCGCGACGCGGATCCGCGAGGGGTGCCCGGCGACCACGTCGGCCACCGTGCCCTCGCGCACCACCCGGCCGCGATGCATGATCGCGAGCCTGTCGGCGAGGGACTCCGCCTCGTCGAGGTAGTGGGTGGTGAGCACGATGGTGGTGCCGCGGGCCTTGAGCGTCGAGATCAGCTCCCAGGCCCGTGCCCGGGACTCCGGGTCCAGGCCGGTGGTGGGCTCGTCGAGGAACAGCAGCTCGGGATCGCCCGCGATCGCGCAGGCCAGGTCCAGCCGCCGCACCTCGCCGCCGGAGAGGGAGGAGATGCGGGTGCCGGCTCGCGAGGTCAGATCGACCTCCTCGAGCACCTCGGCGACGGGGCGCGGCGTGGTGAGCGTCGCCGTCCACATGCGCAGCGCCTCGGTGGCGGTGAGATCCGCGGGGAAGCCGCCGGTCTGCAGCATCAGCCCCTGGCGGGGTCGCACCCGACGGCGCTCCCGGTACGGGTCGTGGCCGAACACGCTCACGCTGCCGCCGGTGGGGCGGGCGAGGCCCTCGAGCACCTCGAGCGTGGAGGTCTTCCCGGCGCCGTTGGTGCCCAGCAGGCCGAACAGCTCGCCGCGGTGGATCTCCAGGTCGAGGGAGTCCACGGCGAGGTGGGAGTCGCCGCCGCGCCCGTAGCGGCGCGAGAGCGCCTCGGCGCGGAGGATGGGAACGGGGGTGGTGGTCATGTCAGCGCTCACCTCGCAGGGAGGCGGCGTAGCCGCGGGTGCGGAACCCGACGATCAGCCGGCCGCTCATGAACAGGGTCACCAGGGAGAGCATCACGGCGGCGACGACCGCCTCGGGACGGAGCACGAGCACGAGCAGGCCGATGAGGGCGATGTTCGCGACCAGGGCGAACAGCTCACGCCCCAGCGTGTCCGCGGGGGAGGCGGCGAGGAGGTCCATGAGGACGCTGCGCTCGCCGGTGGGAGAACGGTCGCCGGTGGAGGAACGGTCGGCGGAGGGGGCGGTCGAGGGGGTGGAAGGGCTCGTCGTGGTCATGGCTCCACCCTCGCGGCCCGCGGAGCCCGACGGCAGGGCGTGGCATCACCGGTGCCCGTGGATCCGCCACGGGTGGGCCATGAGAAATGTCAGACGCCTCGACGTGACCCCCTCCACACCCGTTCGTGCAGGTCTGTGAGGTGTGTTTCGGCGTGTGACGGAATGCTTCGGGAGCGGGCGCCCCCGGTGGTTGAATCCTCGCGTGATCACTCTCGACCGCCTCACGAAGGTCTTCCCCGCGCCCGGCGGAGGAGACCCCGTCGTCGCGCTCGACGGCATCGACCTCCATCTCGATCCGGGACGGATCCACGGGATCGTGGGCCGCTCCGGCGCCGGCAAGTCCACCCTGATCCGCTGCCTCACCGGCCTCGAGAAGCCCTCCTCGGGGCGCGTCGAGGTGGACGGCACCGATGTGGCCGCGCTCGACGGCGCGGCGCTGCGCGCCGCCCGCCGCCACATCGGGATGGTGTTCCAGCACGCGAACCTCCTCGACTCCCGCACCGCCGCCCAGAACATCGCCCACCCGCTCGAGA encodes the following:
- a CDS encoding ABC transporter permease, with the protein product MTTVAATPARRAPRVLGLARAELTLLLRNRMQLVTALLMPLAVPFLYLPLARQGGTPETLAAGLGTMFVIALLFIVYYNLLSAYVARRQDLVLKRLRTGESSDAAVLGATAVPALLIATAMILVMSALSIPLLELPLPQNPLVLVVGLGLGAVVMVPLALMTANITRTVEAAQVTCLPLMAVLVIGAGAALPLEIMPDWFVRLIGLVPSAPITELVRLGWLGIDADGAAVTGAEVWTFVARQSAILLGWLVLGIWFVAQHFRWEPRG
- a CDS encoding ABC transporter ATP-binding protein, yielding MTTTPVPILRAEALSRRYGRGGDSHLAVDSLDLEIHRGELFGLLGTNGAGKTSTLEVLEGLARPTGGSVSVFGHDPYRERRRVRPRQGLMLQTGGFPADLTATEALRMWTATLTTPRPVAEVLEEVDLTSRAGTRISSLSGGEVRRLDLACAIAGDPELLFLDEPTTGLDPESRARAWELISTLKARGTTIVLTTHYLDEAESLADRLAIMHRGRVVREGTVADVVAGHPSRIRVAVPEHAPALPALVGSARTGRDGRLDIRTTDLSADLYTLLTWSREHGLALDGLDARAASLESVFLEIAGGGAETAPSGTAPQAGTAHQPTTIGA